One window from the genome of Crassostrea angulata isolate pt1a10 chromosome 2, ASM2561291v2, whole genome shotgun sequence encodes:
- the LOC128174080 gene encoding THAP domain-containing protein 6-like yields MAAATQGKNDRHCCVPQCTGNGRLNPELSFHKIPINDELRKSWIHAIRRDPGPLFNISKEAVVCSRHFKKEDFKWTPVRKTLRPSSVPSLFNWSKESTQRRQIIKTPLPQKRRKTDDDATDNDEELGSSNWLLHENSCPLAEANVAVTSDKERIQMLESMIKERDENIERLQQRLAIERFGHGWDNKSDLDCCKLADTLQRAFG; encoded by the exons ATGGCGGCTGCAACGCAAGGGAAGAACGATCGACATTGTTGCGTGCCTCAGTGTACTGGCAACGGTCGTTTAAACCCGGAGTTATCGTTCCACAAAATCCCCATCAATGATGAACTCCGAAAATCATGGATTCATGCTATCAGAAGGGATCCAGGGCCACTTTTTAAC ATTTCAAAAGAAGCTGTTGTTTGTTCGAGACACTtcaaaaaagaagattttaaatggACTCCAGTAAGGAAAACTCTCAGACCAAGCAGTGTTCCATCGTTATTTAACTGGAGCAAGGAGTCAACCCAAAGGAGACAGATCATTAAAACTCCACTCCCCCAGAAACGTCGCAAGACTGATGATGATGCAACCGACAATGACGAAGAGCTAGGTTCATCTAATTGGTTACTCCATGAAAACAG cTGTCCATTGGCAGAAGCTAATGTGGctgtaacttcagacaaagagaGAATCCAGATGCTGGAAAGCATGATCAAAGAACGGGATGAAAACATTGAAAGACTTCAGCAGAGGCTTGCCATAGAAAGATTTGGG CATGGTTGGGACAATAAATCAGATTTGGACTGTTGCAAACTTGCTGACACTCTTCAGAGGGCCTTTGGTTAA
- the LOC128171780 gene encoding uncharacterized protein LOC128171780: MNIHIASKTRLASVTTIMADEVKVKSTSRDLSVVPTITFGFVEDIVRKCSKSDGAKEITKGYKYFSEKYVTDVRVYALDGTDGCLVRAKCFRSQKKNETPHDVEVVIKKGPVFGREGSKCSCAIGTSGSCGHIVGLLYSLAHMKASNLKAVPTDVAKTSLPQTWHIPRGEKIGGSASTDVTVMGYSPSNPRKPTKGIKSTLYNPINTKCLPLEELCSALSNIDKSCLFLSVVDPEHQQKDVGTKFGNFPKGSSLATQQKLHSDYMLNIMDAEDFPPLPVRNVMRNSVSVVLDHSRTLKLESLSISEVQANEIEEATRLQSEDPKWHKIRQDRITASVAGDIVRRRKDPEPLVARLKTSPKVLTSAMRHGLACEATAALAYVQAMDEEVNIYPCGVVISPWSPWLAATPDRKVFCPSLDPPHGLLEIKCPVNSLADCVYLSKDENGYHLKETHKYFHQIMTQLGVTGLKWCHLFVWTPEESHLELLRFDADIWQEMKEKMDLFFFNHFLI, encoded by the exons ATGAATATTCATATCGCATCCAAAACGAGGCTAGCGTCGGTAACAACAATCATGGCTGATGAAGTGAAAGTAAAATCAACTTCGCGCGATTTGTCTGTTGTTCCCACTATTACGTTCGGTTTTGTGGAAGATATTGTTCGAAAGTGTAGCAAAAGTGATGGAGCAAAAGAAATTACCAAGGGCTACAAATACTTCAGTGAAAAATACGTCACAGATGTAAGAG TGTACGCTTTGGATGGTACTGATGGGTGTCTTGTAAGAGCGAAGTGCTTCAGATCTCAGAAGAAGAATGAGACCCCTCATGATGTGGAG GTAGTAATAAAGAAGGGGCCAGTATTTGGAAGGGAAGGCAGCAAATGCTCCTGTGCCATTGGTACCTCGGGATCATGTGGACACATTGTGGGCCTTCTTTATTCTTTAGCCCACATGAAAGCGTCCAACCTTAAGGCGGTTCCTACAGATGTTGCCAAGACATCCTTGCCTCAAACTTGGCATATTCCGAGAG GGGAGAAGATCGGCGGAAGTGCCTCCACTGATGTCACAGTAATGGGATATTCTCCCAGCAATCCCAGGAAACCAACCAAGGGAATAAAGTCTACATTGTATAATCCCATCAACACCAAGTGCCTACCACTGGAGGAACTGTGTTCTGCCCTTTCAAACATTGATAAATCTTGTCTTTTTTTGTCAGTGGTAGATCCAGAACACCAACAGAAAGATGTCGGCACAAAGTTTGGAAATTTCCCAAAGGGATCTTCTTTAGCAACACAACAGAAACTTCACAGCGACTACATGCTGAACATCATGGATGCTGAAGACTTTCCACCTTTACCGGTGAGGAATGTCATGCGTAATAGTGTTTCTGTAGTGTTGGACCACAGTCGAACATTGAAACTGGAGTCGCTCTCAATCTCTGAGGTCCAGGCCAACGAGATAGAAGAAGCCACCCGACTACAATCAGAGGACCCAAAGTGGCACAAGATTCGTCAGGATCGTATAACTGCTTCGGTAGCAGGTGACATTGTCCGCAGAAGAAAAG ATCCTGAACCACTTGTTGCCAGACTAAAGACAAGCCCCAAGGTTCTGACATCTGCCATGAGACATGGGTTAGCATGCGAAGCTACTGCTGCTCTAGCTTATGTTCAG gCAATGGATGAGGAGGTAAACATATATCCATGTGGTGTTGTGATTAGCCCATGGTCACCTTGGTTAGCGGCCACCCCAGACAGGAAAGTGTTCTGCCCTTCCCTGGATCCTCCTCATGGTTTGCTGGAAATCAAGTGTCCAGTCAATTCATTAGCTGATTGTGTTTACCTGTCTAAGGATGAAAATGGTTACCATCTGAAAGAAACACACAAATACTTCCACCAGATAATGACACAGTTAGGAGTAACTGGGCTGAAGTGGTGTCACTTGTTTGTGTGGACACCTGAGGAGTCACATTTGGAACTGCTCCGTTTTGATGCTGACATCTGGCAGGAAATGAAGGAAAAAATGGATCTGttcttttttaatcattttttaatttga
- the LOC128171770 gene encoding ankyrin repeat and KH domain-containing protein 1-like, which produces MATTSNNKSNLVMNSQIATFDSGKESHFSVYNKEVTYEQWRLLCLGCYSGNLTIIQILLKYIDKSVVNMQNELNPMTIACESGYLNIVKELLKAGANVNTTSYIPPLITACEHDHLSIVVELLKAGADVNACFDAPINVACENGHLGIVVELIKAGADVNKADCLQTPLAFACEKEHLDVVKELIKSGADVNLKTPLTFACKEGHINIVEELIMEGADVNLEDGNRTSITNAYDGGHLKIVKLLMKAGADGKTEDTHEIALHIVNKLLRIEADANLKDPNQRSLISACDQGCLSVVKNIIKSGVDVNLKDGLRTPLIVACYQGHLSVVEELIKAGADVNMRNEFITPLEVACYEGHSSILLKLINAGVNIRQIHKDDSVLLTAACYFGHQAVVKELIKAGIDVNQVYEKETPLTAACYT; this is translated from the coding sequence ATGGCAACCACATCAAATAACAAATCAAACTTAGTTATGAATAGCCAAATTGCAACATTTGACTCAGGCAAGGAATCACATTTTAGTGTTTACAACAAAGAGGTGACTTATGAACAATGGCGCTTACTTTGCCTAGGTTGTTATTCTGGGAATCTAACGATTAttcaaatattgttgaaatatatCGATAAAAGTGTAGTCAATATGCAAAACGAACTCAACCCAATGACAATTGCATGCGAGTCTGGATATCTGAACATTGTGAAGGAATTATTAAAGGCAGGTGCTAATGTCAATACTACCTCTTATATACCACCTCTAATAACTGCATGTGAACATGATCATTTAAGTATAGTGGTAGAATTGTTAAAAGCGGGGGCCGACGTCAATGCTTGCTTTGATGCGCCAATAAATGTTGCATGTGAAAACGGACATCTAGGTATAGTTGTTGAGTTGATAAAAGCAGGGGCTGATGTCAATAAAGCCGATTGTTTACAGACACCGCTGGCATTTGCCTGTGAAAAGGAACATTTAGATGTGGTTAAAGAGTTGATAAAGTCAGGGGCTGATGTCAATTTGAAAACGCCATTAACATTTGCTTGTAAAGAGGGTCATATTAATATAGTTGAAGAGTTGATTATGGAGGGAGCTGATGTAAACCTTGAAGATGGAAATAGAACATCCATAACAAATGCATATGATGGTGGACATTTGAAAATAGTTAAATTGTTGATGAAAGCTGGTGCTGATGGCAAAACAGAAGACACACATGAAATAGCATTACACATAGTAAACAAATTGCTTCGAATAGAAGCTGATGCAAATCTCAAAGACCCCAATCAAAGATCACTTATAAGCGCATGTGATCAAGGATGTTTGAGTGTGgttaaaaacataataaaaagtGGAGTTGATGTCAATTTAAAAGATGGTTTAAGAACACCCCTTATCGTTGCGTGTTATCAGGGACACCTGTCTGTAGTTGAAGAGCTAATAAAAGCAGGAGCTGATGTCAATATGAGAAATGAATTCATAACACCTTTAGAAGTTGCGTGCTATGAGGGACATTCTagcatattgttaaaattgataaatgcaGGAGTAAATATCCGTCAAATACATAAAGACGATTCAGTCTTGTTAACCGCTGCTTGTTATTTTGGACACCAGGCGGTAGTTAAAGAGTTAATCAAAGCAGGGATAGATGTCAACCAGGTATATGAAAAGGAAACTCCGTTGACAGCAGCATGTTACACATAG